A genomic window from Gossypium hirsutum isolate 1008001.06 chromosome D12, Gossypium_hirsutum_v2.1, whole genome shotgun sequence includes:
- the LOC107939793 gene encoding nucleobase-ascorbate transporter 6 isoform X1, whose amino-acid sequence MAKVDEPQPHPPKEQLPNISYCITSPPPWPEAILLGFQHYLVMLGTTVIIPTSLVPQMGGGNEEKAKVIQTLLFVAGLNTLLQSLFGSRLPAVIGGSYTFVPTTISIILAGRFSDSSDPIERFKRIMRATQGALIVASTLQIVLGFSGLWRNVARFLSPLSVVPLVSLVGFGLYEFGFPGVAKCVEIGLPQLILIVFVSQYVPHVIKSGRNVFDRFAVLFSVVIVWIYAHLLTVGGAYNGTAPKTQTSCRTDRSGLIDAAPWIRVPYPFQWGAPSFDAGEAFAMMMASFVALVESTGAFISVSRYASATPMPPSILSRGIGWQGVAILVSGLFGTANGSSVSVENAGLLALTRVGSRRVVQISAGFMIFFSILGKFGAVFASIPAPIIAGLYCLFFAYVGAGGLSFLQFCNLNSFRTKFILGFSVFMGLSVPQYFNEYTAINGYGPVHTGARWFNDIVNVPFSSEAFVAGCLAYFLDNTLHRKDSGIRKDRGKHWWDKFRSFKGDSRSEEFYSLPFNLNKYFPSV is encoded by the exons ATGGCAAAAGTAGATGAACCACAGCCACATCCACCAAAGGAGCAGCTGCCCAACATTTCTTACTGCATTACAAGTCCACCTCCATGGC CCGAGGCCATCCTTCTTGGTTTCCAACATTATCTTGTGATGCTTGGAACGACAGTGATCATTCCAACTTCACTTGTTCCCCAGATGGGAGGTGGAAAT GAGGAGAAAGCAAAGGTTATCCAGACTCTACTCTTTGTTGCTGGTTTGAACACATTATTGCAGTCACTGTTTGGGTCTAGATTGCCTGCTGTGATCGGAGGGTCTTATACCTTTGTCCCAACAACAATCTCAATTATTCTTGCTGGTCGGTTCAGTGACAGTTCAGATCCTATTGAG AGATTTAAAAGGATAATGCGGGCAACTCAAGGTGCCCTCATTGTAGCTTCCACTCTTCAGATTGTCCTTGGCTTCAGTGGCCTTTGGCGTAATGTTGCGAG GTTTTTAAGTCCACTTTCAGTCGTTCCTTTGGTATCTCTAGTTGGTTTTGGGCTTTACGAATTTGGCTTTCCTGGG GTTGCCAAATGTGTGGAGATTGGACTGCCTCAGCTAATTCTTATAGTATTTGTCTCACAG TACGTGCCTCATGTGATAAAGTCTGGAAGAAATGTCTTTGATCGATTTGCTGTCTTGTTTTCAGTGGTGATTGTTTGGATTTATGCTCATTTACTCACTGTGGGTGGAGCTTATAATGGTACAGCACCAAAAACACAAACAAGCTGTAGAACTGATCGTTCTGGTCTAATAGATGCTGCTCCATG GATAAGAGTTCCTTATCCCTTTCAATGGGGAGCGCCATCATTTGATGCTGGTGAAGCCTTTGCTATGATGATGGCTTCTTTTGTTGCCCTTGTAGAG TCCACTGGGGCTTTTATTTCTGTGTCAAGATATGCAAGTGCGACTCCAATGCCACCTTCTATTCTTAGCCGTGGTATTGGTTGGCAG GGAGTTGCAATTTTGGTGTCAGGATTGTTTGGAACTGCCAATGGTTCCTCAGTTTCTGT AGAGAATGCTGGCCTTTTAGCCTTAACACGAGTTGGCAGCCGAAGGGTTGTCCAAATCTCAGCAGGGTTTATGATTTTCTTCTCTATTCTTG GGAAATTTGGAGCAGTCTTTGCTTCAATTCCAGCACCTATTATTGCAGGATTATACTGCCTATTCTTTGCATATGTTG GTGCTGGGGGTCTTAGTTTTCTTCAGTTTTGCAACCTCAACAGCTTCCGTACAAAATTTATATTAGGCTTCTCTGTTTTTATGGGCTTATCTGTGCCACAGTACTTCAATGAGTATACCGCAATTAATGGCTATGGTCCTGTTCACACAGGCGCAAGATGG TTCAATGACATTGTAAATGTGCCATTCTCATCGGAAGCGTTCGTAGCGGGATGCTTGGCATATTTCCTCGATAACACATTGCACCGCAAGGACAGTGGGATTAGGAAGGACAGGGGTAAGCACTGGTGGGACAAGTTCCGATCCTTCAAGGGTGATTCGAGGAGTGAAGAATTTTATTCCCTCCCCTTCAACCTAAACAAATATTTCCCATCTGTGTGA
- the LOC107939794 gene encoding LIM domain-containing protein WLIM1 gives MATFAGTTQKCKACEKTVYLVDQLTADNKVYHKACFRCHHCKGTLKLSNYSSFEGVLYCKPHFDQLFKMTGSLDKSFEGTPKTVRVDRSADQVTNSKFSGLFAGTQEKCVACKKTVYPIEKVAVDGTSYHKACFRCTHGGCVISPSNYVAHEHRLYCRHHHNQLFKQKGNFSQLGKHEEAKGVTENTVA, from the exons ATGGCAACTTTTGCAGGGACTACCCAGAAATGCAAGGCTTGTGAAAAAACTGTTTACTTGGTTGACCAGCTTACTGCTGACAACAAAGTTTATCATAAAGCTTGCTTCAGGTGCCACCATTGCAAGGGTACCCTTAAG CTAAGTAATTATAGCTCCTTTGAGGGTGTCTTGTATTGCAAGCCTCACTTTGATCAACTATTTAAGATGACTGGCAGCTTGGATAAAAGTTTTGAAG GAACTCCTAAAACCGTTAGGGTAGACCGATCAGCTGACCAG GTCACCAACAGCAAATTTTCGGGCTTGTTTGCCGGAACTCAAGAGAAATGTGTTGCTTGCAAGAAAACTGTGTACCCGATTGAAAAG GTGGCGGTTGATGGCACTTCATATCACAAGGCTTGTTTCAGATGCACGCATGGAGGTTGTGTTATCAGCCCGTCAAACTACGTTGCGCATGAACATCGTCTATACTGTAGGCATCACCACAATCAACTGTTCAAACAGAAGGGTAACTTCAGCCAACTCGGCAAGCACGAAGAAGCTAAAGGGGTGACTGAGAACACTGTGGCCTAA
- the LOC107939776 gene encoding succinate dehydrogenase subunit 7B, mitochondrial isoform X2 yields MAFFLGQSSLANHFRSYQKAEASMAVPTRAFHVELGDREKALLAKDPSLSRFKSYKKSVSTLKRIGDVLTVVVVAGCCYEIYVKAVMREEARNKAKAGGGSK; encoded by the exons ATGGCCTTTTTCCTTGGACAAAGTAGCCTTGCGAACCACTTCCGATCTTATCAG AAGGCAGAGGCTTCCATGGCTGTGCCAACACGAGCATTTCATGTTGAACTTGGGGATCGTGAGAAAGCT CTCTTGGCAAAGGACCCTTCGTTAAGTCGTTTTAAATCTTATAAGAAGAGTGTGTCGACACTGAAGAGAATTGGGGATGTTCTTACAGTTGTTGTTGTAGCAG GTTGTTGCTATGAAATTTATGTCAAGGCAGTAATGCGAGAAGAAGCTAGGAACAAGGCAAAGGCTGGTGGTGGAAGTAAATGA
- the LOC107939776 gene encoding succinate dehydrogenase subunit 7A, mitochondrial isoform X1 — translation MAFFLGQSSLANHFRSYQQKAEASMAVPTRAFHVELGDREKALLAKDPSLSRFKSYKKSVSTLKRIGDVLTVVVVAGCCYEIYVKAVMREEARNKAKAGGGSK, via the exons ATGGCCTTTTTCCTTGGACAAAGTAGCCTTGCGAACCACTTCCGATCTTATCAG CAGAAGGCAGAGGCTTCCATGGCTGTGCCAACACGAGCATTTCATGTTGAACTTGGGGATCGTGAGAAAGCT CTCTTGGCAAAGGACCCTTCGTTAAGTCGTTTTAAATCTTATAAGAAGAGTGTGTCGACACTGAAGAGAATTGGGGATGTTCTTACAGTTGTTGTTGTAGCAG GTTGTTGCTATGAAATTTATGTCAAGGCAGTAATGCGAGAAGAAGCTAGGAACAAGGCAAAGGCTGGTGGTGGAAGTAAATGA
- the LOC107939777 gene encoding 39S ribosomal protein L47, mitochondrial, giving the protein MFLSRFVGRTALLAAAKSESSAATTAAAASAAAPTNLNPLEQFFEADRNPEDEKPVYGRSWKASELRVKSWDDLHKLWYVLLKEKNMLMTQRQMLHAQNLRFPNPERIPKVRKSMCRIKQVLTEREIEDPDPRRSAEMKRMINAL; this is encoded by the exons ATGTTTCTGTCTAGATTTGTAGGCAGAACAGCTCTCTTGGCTGCCGCTAAATCAGAAAGTTCAGCTGCGACCACCGCCGCCGCCGCATCAGCAGCTGCTCCTACTAATCTCAACCCACTTGAGCAATTTTTTGAGGCTGATAGAAATCCCGAAGATGAAAAACCTGTCTACG GTCGAAGTTGGAAAGCTTCTGAACTGCGTGTAAAGTCCTGGGATGATCTCCATAAACTATGGTATGTTCTGTTGAAAGAGAAGAACATGCTGATGACTCAACGGCAGATGCTTCATGCTCAGAATCTCCGCTTTCCCAATCCAGAACGCATCCCAAAG GTAAGGAAGTCGATGTGCCGAATTAAGCAAGTACTTACAGAAAGAGAAATTGAAGACCCTGATCCGAGGAGATCTGCAGAGATGAAGAGGATGATAAATGCTCTGTGA
- the LOC107939793 gene encoding nucleobase-ascorbate transporter 6 isoform X2 yields the protein MLGTTVIIPTSLVPQMGGGNEEKAKVIQTLLFVAGLNTLLQSLFGSRLPAVIGGSYTFVPTTISIILAGRFSDSSDPIERFKRIMRATQGALIVASTLQIVLGFSGLWRNVARFLSPLSVVPLVSLVGFGLYEFGFPGVAKCVEIGLPQLILIVFVSQYVPHVIKSGRNVFDRFAVLFSVVIVWIYAHLLTVGGAYNGTAPKTQTSCRTDRSGLIDAAPWIRVPYPFQWGAPSFDAGEAFAMMMASFVALVESTGAFISVSRYASATPMPPSILSRGIGWQGVAILVSGLFGTANGSSVSVENAGLLALTRVGSRRVVQISAGFMIFFSILGKFGAVFASIPAPIIAGLYCLFFAYVGAGGLSFLQFCNLNSFRTKFILGFSVFMGLSVPQYFNEYTAINGYGPVHTGARWFNDIVNVPFSSEAFVAGCLAYFLDNTLHRKDSGIRKDRGKHWWDKFRSFKGDSRSEEFYSLPFNLNKYFPSV from the exons ATGCTTGGAACGACAGTGATCATTCCAACTTCACTTGTTCCCCAGATGGGAGGTGGAAAT GAGGAGAAAGCAAAGGTTATCCAGACTCTACTCTTTGTTGCTGGTTTGAACACATTATTGCAGTCACTGTTTGGGTCTAGATTGCCTGCTGTGATCGGAGGGTCTTATACCTTTGTCCCAACAACAATCTCAATTATTCTTGCTGGTCGGTTCAGTGACAGTTCAGATCCTATTGAG AGATTTAAAAGGATAATGCGGGCAACTCAAGGTGCCCTCATTGTAGCTTCCACTCTTCAGATTGTCCTTGGCTTCAGTGGCCTTTGGCGTAATGTTGCGAG GTTTTTAAGTCCACTTTCAGTCGTTCCTTTGGTATCTCTAGTTGGTTTTGGGCTTTACGAATTTGGCTTTCCTGGG GTTGCCAAATGTGTGGAGATTGGACTGCCTCAGCTAATTCTTATAGTATTTGTCTCACAG TACGTGCCTCATGTGATAAAGTCTGGAAGAAATGTCTTTGATCGATTTGCTGTCTTGTTTTCAGTGGTGATTGTTTGGATTTATGCTCATTTACTCACTGTGGGTGGAGCTTATAATGGTACAGCACCAAAAACACAAACAAGCTGTAGAACTGATCGTTCTGGTCTAATAGATGCTGCTCCATG GATAAGAGTTCCTTATCCCTTTCAATGGGGAGCGCCATCATTTGATGCTGGTGAAGCCTTTGCTATGATGATGGCTTCTTTTGTTGCCCTTGTAGAG TCCACTGGGGCTTTTATTTCTGTGTCAAGATATGCAAGTGCGACTCCAATGCCACCTTCTATTCTTAGCCGTGGTATTGGTTGGCAG GGAGTTGCAATTTTGGTGTCAGGATTGTTTGGAACTGCCAATGGTTCCTCAGTTTCTGT AGAGAATGCTGGCCTTTTAGCCTTAACACGAGTTGGCAGCCGAAGGGTTGTCCAAATCTCAGCAGGGTTTATGATTTTCTTCTCTATTCTTG GGAAATTTGGAGCAGTCTTTGCTTCAATTCCAGCACCTATTATTGCAGGATTATACTGCCTATTCTTTGCATATGTTG GTGCTGGGGGTCTTAGTTTTCTTCAGTTTTGCAACCTCAACAGCTTCCGTACAAAATTTATATTAGGCTTCTCTGTTTTTATGGGCTTATCTGTGCCACAGTACTTCAATGAGTATACCGCAATTAATGGCTATGGTCCTGTTCACACAGGCGCAAGATGG TTCAATGACATTGTAAATGTGCCATTCTCATCGGAAGCGTTCGTAGCGGGATGCTTGGCATATTTCCTCGATAACACATTGCACCGCAAGGACAGTGGGATTAGGAAGGACAGGGGTAAGCACTGGTGGGACAAGTTCCGATCCTTCAAGGGTGATTCGAGGAGTGAAGAATTTTATTCCCTCCCCTTCAACCTAAACAAATATTTCCCATCTGTGTGA